One stretch of Croceibacterium atlanticum DNA includes these proteins:
- a CDS encoding copper-binding protein — MRTTTLITLLAAPLALAACDSGQDTAEMEDMPMAEDAMMMDGQDMPMTDTGNAMQSASAQGTVTAIDAEAGTITVDHGPVPAIEWPAMTMAFEADEQLRSEVSVGEGIAFEFRTGSEGSVITSITKE, encoded by the coding sequence ATGCGAACCACAACCCTCATAACCCTATTGGCCGCGCCGCTGGCGCTGGCGGCCTGCGATTCTGGCCAGGACACTGCCGAGATGGAGGACATGCCGATGGCTGAAGATGCAATGATGATGGACGGCCAGGATATGCCAATGACGGACACTGGCAACGCAATGCAGTCCGCGAGTGCGCAAGGCACCGTCACCGCCATCGACGCCGAAGCGGGTACGATCACCGTCGACCACGGCCCGGTCCCCGCAATCGAATGGCCGGCGATGACCATGGCGTTCGAAGCCGATGAGCAACTGCGCAGCGAAGTAAGCGTCGGTGAGGGCATTGCCTTTGAATTTCGTACTGGTTCTGAAGGCAGTGTGATCACGTCGATCACGAAGGAATAA
- a CDS encoding multicopper oxidase family protein has protein sequence MIRTPRITHALSVDRRGLIKSAGFAAAGFAAFPLAGCKAQDASMLDSTPGSNPLAIPPLQSGEIEQGTRVFRLSLTPGQKEFVPGVASSTIGIDAPYLGPTLEMRRGERVQFHIDNNLAEGATVHWHGFELPAAADGGPHQLIRPGERWSPSFEVRQRASLYWYHSHLERKAGPQVYAGLAAPIYVRDDEEERLDLPSDYGVDDIPLIVQDRVIDGFGRLVYPLSMHTRMMGMRGNRIFVNGTENAVFDAQTGQLRLRILNGSNARFYDFSLEGDRSMQLIASDGGLLDRPHIVRSVRLAPGERAQVIIDLSEGRPLRLLASSPEIAMGMMGGRGMMGRGNSDDASGDVFQILDIRPASSAQRIRVPTQLASLAPTDPSSAVRTRRFVLDMGMMGGGMSINGAAMDMNVINERVPVGQWEIWEIANPSMMAHPFHIHNVQFRVIDRDGRAPPALETGLKDTVIVNPREQVRLLLRFEEHTDPGLPYMYHCHILEHEDAGMMGQFVVVQS, from the coding sequence ATGATCCGGACACCCCGCATCACCCATGCATTATCCGTAGACCGCCGAGGACTGATCAAAAGCGCAGGCTTTGCTGCTGCAGGCTTTGCCGCGTTCCCGCTTGCAGGATGCAAAGCGCAAGACGCATCGATGCTGGACAGCACTCCAGGGTCCAATCCGCTCGCTATACCGCCCTTGCAGAGTGGCGAGATAGAGCAGGGCACGCGGGTTTTCCGCCTGTCTTTGACACCAGGCCAGAAGGAATTCGTCCCCGGTGTTGCTTCGTCCACCATCGGCATCGACGCACCCTATCTGGGACCGACGCTGGAAATGCGCCGGGGCGAGCGGGTGCAGTTCCATATCGACAACAATCTGGCCGAAGGCGCTACGGTCCATTGGCATGGTTTCGAACTTCCTGCCGCAGCCGATGGCGGACCGCATCAGTTGATCCGTCCCGGTGAACGCTGGAGCCCCTCTTTCGAAGTTCGCCAGCGGGCCTCGCTCTACTGGTATCATTCGCACTTGGAGCGCAAAGCCGGGCCGCAGGTCTATGCCGGGCTCGCCGCGCCGATCTATGTTCGCGATGACGAGGAAGAGCGCCTCGACTTGCCGAGCGACTATGGCGTCGACGACATTCCGCTGATCGTGCAGGACCGCGTGATCGATGGGTTCGGCCGGTTGGTGTACCCGCTGAGCATGCACACGCGGATGATGGGCATGCGCGGGAACCGGATATTCGTCAACGGCACTGAGAATGCCGTGTTCGACGCACAGACAGGCCAATTACGGCTGCGCATCCTCAACGGATCGAACGCCCGCTTCTACGATTTCTCGCTCGAAGGTGATCGTTCGATGCAACTGATCGCGAGCGATGGCGGCTTGCTCGATCGTCCGCACATCGTCCGCTCGGTCAGGCTCGCACCGGGGGAGCGCGCGCAGGTAATTATCGATCTCTCGGAAGGACGCCCGCTTCGCCTTCTTGCCAGCAGTCCCGAAATCGCCATGGGCATGATGGGCGGACGCGGAATGATGGGTCGCGGCAATAGCGACGATGCTTCCGGAGACGTGTTTCAAATCCTCGATATCAGGCCGGCAAGTTCGGCCCAGCGCATCAGGGTGCCGACACAACTGGCATCGCTTGCGCCAACCGACCCGTCGTCAGCCGTCCGAACCCGGCGTTTCGTTCTCGACATGGGCATGATGGGCGGCGGAATGTCCATTAACGGTGCTGCGATGGACATGAATGTGATCAACGAACGTGTGCCGGTCGGCCAATGGGAAATCTGGGAGATCGCCAACCCTTCGATGATGGCCCATCCGTTTCATATCCATAATGTCCAGTTTCGTGTGATCGACCGCGATGGTCGAGCGCCCCCAGCATTGGAAACCGGTTTGAAGGATACCGTTATCGTCAACCCGCGCGAGCAGGTTCGCCTTCTCCTGCGTTTTGAAGAACACACTGACCCAGGGCTGCCCTACATGTATCACTGCCACATTCTCGAACACGAGGATGCTGGCATGATGGGGCAGTTCGTAGTCGTGCAGAGCTAG
- a CDS encoding IS3 family transposase (programmed frameshift) produces the protein MRPKSSNAKSRTKTPAEAVVKGIRRATRRHFSAEDKIRIVLEGLRGDDSIAELCRKEGIAQSLYYTWSKEFMEAGKRRLAGDTARAATTDEVKDLRRETGALKECVADLTLENRLLKKKHSRGWGRRRMRYPASEKLEIIRIVEQSHLSAKHTLDQLGIARRTFYRWYDRYLQGGPEALEDRPSAPSRVWNRIGEGIQDQIIEMALDHSELSPRELAVRFTDEKRYFVSEATVYRLLKAHDLITSPAYVVIKAADQFHTKTTRPNEMWQSDFTYFKIIGWGWMYLSTVLDDFSRYIIAWKLCTNMRAEDVTDTLDRALAASGCDSATVLHKPRLLSDNGPSYIAGELAEYIEANKMSHVRGAPCHPQTQGKIERWHQTLKNRILLENYFLPGDLEDQIEAFVEHYNNQRYHESLNNVTPADTYFGRAPAIIKQRERIKRQTIEHRRLQHRKLAA, from the exons ATGAGACCCAAATCCTCCAATGCAAAATCGCGGACCAAGACCCCTGCGGAAGCTGTGGTGAAGGGCATCCGCCGGGCCACCCGGCGGCACTTCTCGGCGGAAGACAAGATCAGGATCGTGCTGGAAGGCTTGCGCGGCGATGACAGCATCGCCGAGCTGTGCCGCAAGGAAGGCATCGCCCAGAGCCTGTATTACACCTGGTCGAAGGAGTTCATGGAGGCCGGCAAGCGCCGCTTGGCTGGTGACACCGCCCGCGCTGCGACCACAGATGAGGTGAAGGATCTGCGCCGGGAGACCGGCGCTTTGAAGGAGTGCGTCGCCGACCTGACGCTCGAGAACCGCCTGCTGA AAAAAAAGCATTCTCGCGGATGGGGGCGACGACGAATGAGATATCCTGCATCCGAGAAGCTCGAGATCATCAGGATCGTCGAGCAGTCGCACCTGTCCGCCAAGCACACGCTGGACCAGCTCGGCATCGCCCGCCGGACATTCTATCGCTGGTATGACCGCTACCTCCAAGGCGGGCCGGAAGCGTTGGAGGATCGGCCATCGGCACCGAGCCGGGTGTGGAACCGCATCGGCGAGGGCATCCAGGACCAGATCATCGAGATGGCGCTGGATCACAGTGAGCTGTCCCCGCGCGAGCTGGCCGTGCGCTTCACTGACGAGAAGCGCTACTTCGTGTCCGAGGCCACGGTTTACCGCCTGTTGAAGGCCCACGACCTGATCACCAGCCCGGCCTATGTCGTGATCAAGGCTGCCGATCAGTTCCACACCAAGACCACCCGGCCGAACGAGATGTGGCAGAGCGACTTTACCTACTTCAAGATCATCGGGTGGGGCTGGATGTATCTGTCGACCGTGCTCGACGACTTCTCGCGTTATATCATCGCCTGGAAGCTGTGCACCAACATGCGGGCCGAGGACGTGACCGACACGCTGGACCGCGCTCTGGCGGCTTCCGGCTGCGACAGCGCTACGGTGCTGCACAAGCCGCGCCTGCTAAGCGATAATGGCCCCAGCTATATCGCTGGCGAACTGGCGGAATACATCGAGGCCAACAAGATGAGCCACGTGCGCGGCGCCCCTTGCCATCCCCAGACCCAGGGTAAGATCGAGCGCTGGCACCAGACCCTGAAGAACCGCATCCTGCTGGAAAACTACTTCCTGCCCGGCGACCTTGAGGACCAGATCGAAGCCTTCGTCGAGCACTACAACAACCAGCGTTACCACGAGAGCCTGAACAACGTGACGCCCGCCGACACCTACTTCGGCAGGGCCCCAGCCATCATCAAACAGCGAGAAAGGATCAAGCGACAGACCATCGAGCATCGGCGCTTGCAACACCGCAAGCTCGCCGCCTAA
- a CDS encoding Arm DNA-binding domain-containing protein, with product MATGKISKRTVDSLPIGPKENYLWDTDLKGFGVKITASGSISYIIQYRMGGREAKTRRFTIGSHGSPWTPTTARLEAERLLVIVAQGIDPVDAEKQRRREAVDLAFSNYADLFTRSCKREGWRRLVERSIRLYLKPTFGMKALPAITKIDVVSVLCPSSEHLAQLAA from the coding sequence ATGGCAACAGGAAAAATCAGCAAGCGCACGGTCGACTCACTTCCGATTGGACCAAAGGAAAATTATCTTTGGGACACCGATCTCAAGGGCTTCGGCGTCAAAATTACAGCTTCTGGATCAATCAGTTACATTATCCAGTATCGAATGGGTGGACGAGAAGCGAAGACGCGTCGCTTCACCATCGGATCACACGGGTCGCCCTGGACACCGACTACTGCACGCCTGGAAGCTGAGCGATTGTTGGTGATTGTTGCGCAGGGCATTGATCCGGTTGATGCGGAAAAGCAGCGTCGGCGGGAAGCTGTCGACTTAGCCTTCTCGAACTACGCCGACCTCTTCACTCGCTCCTGCAAACGCGAGGGATGGCGTCGCCTCGTCGAGCGATCCATCCGCCTTTACCTCAAACCCACATTCGGAATGAAGGCGCTGCCAGCTATCACGAAGATCGACGTTGTTTCTGTTCTCTGTCCGTCGTCAGAACATTTGGCGCAACTGGCGGCGTAG
- the trmB gene encoding tRNA (guanine(46)-N(7))-methyltransferase TrmB: protein MTAHKPGDPTTLNRLYGRSQGRPLRKAQQELVEKLLPQISVPEEGPVTAERLFGQPCPLHFEIGFGSGEHMADRADMLPDHGFIGAEPFLNGVAGALIHIREKQLTNIRLHHGDALEVLERIPDGALSFAYLLHPDPWPKARHAKRRMMNDGPVDMIAAKLKPGGEFRFGTDHPVYLRHALMVMRRHTHQFEWLVEGPESWQNRPGGWSETRYEAKARKQGHEVWYFRFRRR from the coding sequence ATGACTGCACACAAGCCCGGCGATCCGACCACACTCAACCGTCTTTACGGCCGCAGCCAGGGCCGCCCCCTGCGCAAGGCGCAGCAGGAACTGGTGGAAAAGCTGCTGCCGCAGATTTCCGTACCCGAAGAAGGCCCGGTGACGGCGGAGCGCCTGTTCGGCCAGCCATGCCCGCTCCATTTCGAAATCGGCTTCGGCAGCGGGGAACATATGGCGGACCGGGCGGATATGCTGCCCGATCACGGCTTTATCGGCGCGGAACCTTTCCTCAACGGCGTGGCCGGGGCCCTGATCCACATCCGCGAGAAGCAGCTGACCAATATCAGGCTGCATCACGGCGATGCGCTGGAGGTGCTGGAACGTATTCCGGACGGCGCACTGAGCTTCGCCTATCTGCTGCACCCGGACCCCTGGCCCAAGGCGCGCCATGCCAAGCGCCGCATGATGAATGACGGGCCGGTGGACATGATCGCGGCTAAGCTGAAGCCGGGTGGAGAATTCCGTTTCGGCACCGATCACCCGGTCTATCTGCGACATGCGCTGATGGTGATGCGCCGGCATACCCACCAGTTCGAATGGTTGGTGGAAGGCCCGGAAAGCTGGCAGAATCGGCCCGGCGGGTGGAGTGAAACCCGCTATGAAGCGAAGGCCCGCAAACAGGGCCATGAAGTCTGGTACTTTCGATTCAGACGACGCTAG